From the Oxobacter pfennigii genome, one window contains:
- a CDS encoding ABC transporter ATP-binding protein — translation MGAYFEIKKLKVLYRTFEKEHTVLDIENICIDKGKTYGIVGESGAGKTILALTILGLLQCPPGKIESGEVFFDGENLLKKKYGEMAANYRGKRIAMIFQDPMSTLNPVFTIGYQMIQTVKQNQRLGESKAREKVLEIIETVKLPDAEDIINKYPHQLSGGQRQRIIIAMALLCGAEFLIADEPTRNLDVTIQASILMLLKELQEKLKVTVLFIANNLSLVSAFCDEIGILHNGKIVEQGFAGDILKAPSHEYTKTLIASVTKGSSLANRAFENKDVLLEVKSLKKYFPVKRKSKKGEKLFVKAVDDIDLKIFKGEVVGIVGESGCGKSTLVNTILNLYEPTSGDVIFDGKNIFKLDKRELKKTRKDIQIVFQDPYWSLNPRWLVKDIISEPVKVHERLNGKGLLKRVEELLELVGLSKDSAFKYPHEFSGGQRQRIAIARALAVNPRLVVLDEPTSSIDIVSQSQILELLQDLRRRLGLTNILISHDLSVVNYMADKIIIMYLGKIVEYGDAGEVFKNPLHPYTKALFNSIPTLSSNGMNSLVTLEGNVPSAINPPPGCRFHTRCSRAMEKCSREEPCITNQGKNHSLSCFLYE, via the coding sequence TTGGGCGCTTATTTTGAAATAAAAAAGCTGAAGGTATTATACAGGACCTTTGAAAAAGAACACACTGTACTTGATATAGAAAATATATGCATTGATAAAGGCAAAACATACGGTATTGTAGGCGAAAGCGGGGCAGGAAAGACTATACTGGCCCTTACAATACTTGGCTTGCTTCAATGTCCTCCCGGAAAGATCGAGAGCGGCGAAGTTTTCTTCGATGGGGAAAATCTGCTTAAGAAAAAGTATGGGGAAATGGCTGCTAACTACAGGGGGAAAAGGATAGCCATGATTTTTCAGGACCCTATGTCTACCTTAAATCCTGTTTTTACAATAGGATATCAGATGATACAGACAGTAAAGCAAAACCAGAGATTGGGAGAATCAAAAGCACGGGAAAAAGTATTGGAGATTATTGAAACCGTCAAGCTCCCCGATGCAGAAGATATCATAAATAAATATCCCCACCAGCTTAGCGGGGGGCAGAGGCAGAGGATAATAATAGCCATGGCTCTTCTTTGCGGAGCGGAATTTTTAATAGCCGACGAGCCTACAAGGAATCTTGATGTCACAATACAGGCCAGTATATTGATGCTTTTAAAAGAATTGCAGGAGAAGTTGAAGGTTACAGTCCTTTTTATAGCAAACAATTTAAGCCTGGTGTCGGCTTTTTGTGATGAAATAGGTATTCTTCACAATGGGAAAATAGTGGAACAGGGTTTTGCCGGCGATATACTTAAAGCTCCAAGCCATGAATATACCAAAACCCTCATAGCCTCGGTTACAAAGGGAAGCAGTTTGGCAAACCGGGCCTTTGAAAATAAAGATGTCCTTTTGGAGGTAAAAAGTTTAAAGAAGTATTTTCCTGTCAAAAGGAAATCAAAAAAAGGAGAAAAGTTATTTGTCAAAGCGGTTGATGATATAGATTTAAAGATATTTAAAGGTGAGGTAGTAGGTATTGTCGGGGAGTCGGGCTGCGGAAAGTCCACTCTTGTAAATACCATATTGAACCTGTATGAACCTACGTCGGGAGATGTGATATTTGACGGCAAGAATATATTCAAGCTGGACAAAAGGGAGCTTAAGAAGACGAGAAAGGATATACAGATAGTATTTCAGGATCCATACTGGTCCTTAAATCCCAGGTGGCTTGTTAAGGATATAATTTCCGAGCCTGTAAAAGTACATGAAAGGCTCAACGGTAAAGGTTTGCTCAAAAGAGTTGAGGAGCTTTTGGAACTGGTAGGGCTTTCAAAAGACAGCGCTTTTAAATATCCCCATGAATTCAGCGGCGGCCAGAGGCAGAGGATAGCAATAGCAAGAGCCCTTGCGGTAAACCCAAGGCTTGTGGTGCTTGACGAACCTACCTCATCAATCGACATAGTGTCCCAATCACAGATACTGGAGCTTTTGCAGGATTTGAGGAGAAGGCTGGGGCTTACAAATATATTGATATCCCATGATTTAAGCGTCGTAAATTATATGGCCGATAAAATAATTATAATGTACCTTGGAAAGATAGTAGAATACGGAGATGCCGGGGAGGTATTTAAAAACCCGCTGCATCCATATACAAAGGCCTTGTTTAACTCCATACCCACATTGAGCAGCAATGGAATGAACTCACTAGTCACACTGGAGGGGAATGTACCCAGTGCGATAAATCCTCCGCCGGGCTGCAGATTTCATACCAGGTGCAGCCGGGCTATGGAAAAGTGCAGCAGGGAAGAGCCCTGTATAACAAATCAGGGCAAAAATCACAGCCTGTCATGTTTTTTATATGAATGA
- the nikC gene encoding nickel transporter permease: MPAIVNNFAEILKPRLKEMKVSFYLLKKNKLTMIAFYIIVLLFVLAIAAPYIIPHPTHINQEVNPSNKLQPPSFQFLFGTDEIGRDIFSRVIYGTRISLTTAVLAVGLALLIGVPLGAVAGSVGGWIDEVIMRITDIFLSFPPLLLAIAIVSIVGPSLNNAIVAIALSWWPWYTRLVRGQAVSLKERKFVQAAEAIGTSKLRIIFSHIVPNTISPVIVQASMDMGGVILTISSLSFLGLGAQAPTPEWGLMISTSRNYFLNAWWYSIFPGMAIFITVLAFNLLGDGFREILDPKTRKN, from the coding sequence ATGCCTGCTATCGTTAATAATTTTGCTGAAATCCTGAAGCCCAGGCTGAAGGAAATGAAGGTATCATTTTATTTACTGAAAAAAAATAAGCTCACCATGATAGCTTTCTATATAATAGTATTGCTTTTTGTACTGGCAATTGCCGCACCCTATATTATCCCTCACCCTACCCATATAAATCAGGAGGTAAACCCTTCAAACAAGCTTCAGCCTCCCAGCTTTCAATTTTTATTTGGTACAGATGAAATAGGAAGGGATATTTTCAGCAGGGTAATATATGGTACGAGGATATCACTTACTACTGCCGTACTGGCAGTCGGTCTTGCCCTTTTAATAGGTGTGCCTTTGGGGGCCGTTGCAGGCTCAGTCGGAGGATGGATTGATGAGGTGATAATGAGAATTACGGATATATTCTTAAGCTTTCCTCCTCTCCTTCTGGCTATAGCCATTGTTTCCATAGTAGGACCAAGCCTGAATAATGCTATAGTTGCAATTGCCCTTTCCTGGTGGCCGTGGTATACAAGGCTGGTAAGAGGACAGGCCGTATCGTTAAAGGAAAGAAAATTTGTACAGGCTGCTGAGGCAATAGGGACATCTAAATTAAGGATAATTTTCAGCCATATTGTTCCAAATACAATATCGCCGGTCATCGTACAGGCATCCATGGATATGGGCGGAGTAATCCTTACAATATCCTCCTTGAGTTTTTTGGGACTGGGTGCTCAAGCTCCTACACCCGAATGGGGTCTTATGATAAGCACAAGCCGGAACTACTTTCTTAATGCCTGGTGGTACAGCATATTCCCTGGCATGGCCATATTTATTACCGTACTTGCTTTTAATCTTCTAGGCGACGGCTTCAGGGAGATTTTAGATCCCAAGACCAGGAAAAATTAG
- a CDS encoding ABC transporter permease: MLSYILKRLMLGMVVLLGVITITFTIARVIPSDPAAKWAGPRATQEQIAKAKADLGLDKPLIIQFGKYLQNCIKGDLGYSLRTHQPVAKELKAFIPATLELVLIAFLFAVIIGIPLGIYSAHMKDKALDHVSRLFSIGSVSLPTFWVALFLQLIFYNKLGILPLGGQLSTDMKILYEIPRVTRMLLIDCIITGNWSLFLDAAGHYVLPCLTISLYPIGLVARMTRSALLEVLNEDYITAARSYGIKENMILWIYALKNTLGPTAIVLTLSLGYTLVNTFLVETIFSWPGLGSYVSTAVTTLDYPAIIGVTIFSAACYVILNLLADIMIALDPRVRY; this comes from the coding sequence ATGCTATCTTATATTTTAAAAAGATTGATGTTGGGAATGGTAGTGCTGCTGGGCGTTATAACGATAACCTTCACAATAGCCAGGGTCATTCCCTCCGACCCTGCTGCCAAATGGGCAGGTCCCAGGGCCACACAAGAGCAGATTGCAAAGGCAAAGGCAGATTTAGGCCTGGATAAGCCCTTGATAATACAGTTTGGAAAATACCTGCAAAACTGTATAAAAGGCGATTTGGGCTATTCTCTGCGCACTCATCAGCCTGTGGCAAAAGAGCTTAAGGCATTTATACCTGCCACTTTAGAACTGGTGCTAATTGCCTTTTTGTTTGCTGTTATCATAGGAATTCCTCTAGGCATATATTCTGCACATATGAAAGATAAAGCCTTGGATCATGTAAGCAGGCTGTTTTCCATCGGCTCCGTTTCGCTTCCTACATTCTGGGTGGCCTTATTCCTCCAGTTGATTTTCTATAATAAGCTGGGGATACTGCCTCTTGGAGGACAGCTGAGCACAGATATGAAAATATTATATGAAATTCCCAGAGTAACGAGGATGCTGCTTATAGACTGTATTATAACGGGAAACTGGTCATTATTTTTAGACGCGGCAGGGCACTACGTACTGCCCTGCCTTACTATTTCCCTTTACCCTATCGGCCTGGTTGCCAGAATGACCAGGTCTGCACTTTTAGAAGTGCTCAATGAAGATTATATAACAGCAGCCAGATCATACGGAATAAAGGAAAACATGATTTTGTGGATATATGCCTTGAAGAATACCCTGGGACCTACCGCCATAGTGCTTACTCTTTCCCTGGGATATACTCTTGTAAACACTTTTCTGGTGGAAACAATATTCAGCTGGCCGGGTTTAGGAAGCTATGTATCTACTGCGGTAACTACACTGGATTATCCTGCCATAATCGGCGTCACCATATTTTCCGCTGCCTGCTATGTAATACTTAACCTGCTGGCCGATATTATGATAGCTCTTGACCCAAGGGTCAGATATTAG
- a CDS encoding ABC transporter substrate-binding protein, producing MKKCVSLALTAVLLAIVFTGCGGGSSTPNGEKKPKIAYYSYYSEPYVDFDPRVEYSNGIIVLHNVYETLTRYNIDTQKVEPLLAESWDKNSDGTVWTFNIRKDVKFHDGAVLNADAVKKSIDKTISMKMGAAYIWDCVEEIKAVDENTVEFKLKYAAPLDYIASAGYAAFIISPNAVDNDSAWFNEGNEAGTGPYKVQQVTKGEEVILAKFDDYWKGWKDNQYDSIIIKKSSESSSRRQLVEKGDAQITQGLSVTDIKALRDTDGVEVIEGASWKNAAVYINTQKKPLDNADFRRALNYAFPYDETINDIKDGMALRSYGLIPQGLWGHDENLEKYEFDMGKAQEYLEKSGVDVNGLKLEMTFTTGNEAYRNMAQVFQVNLKKLGIDLQIHEMNWDNVWEKSKSTNPNDRQDLLVMFWWPDYASPMSWFYSLVHSEENISFNLSYIADKNLDAMIEEADKTSATSIDDASKILSDVQKELLDKAYFIFAFDDKSVWAVNSHFKGFKPNPAYEGVVFFYDTYQE from the coding sequence ATGAAAAAATGTGTCAGTTTAGCTTTAACGGCAGTACTTTTGGCGATTGTTTTTACGGGATGCGGAGGAGGCAGCAGCACACCCAACGGGGAAAAAAAACCTAAAATAGCTTATTATTCTTATTACTCAGAGCCATATGTAGATTTTGACCCGAGGGTTGAATACTCTAACGGAATTATTGTATTGCATAATGTTTATGAAACCTTGACCAGATATAATATTGATACTCAAAAGGTAGAGCCCCTCCTTGCCGAAAGTTGGGACAAGAACAGCGACGGTACGGTATGGACGTTTAATATAAGAAAAGATGTCAAATTTCATGACGGGGCGGTACTGAATGCCGATGCGGTAAAGAAATCAATAGATAAGACCATAAGCATGAAGATGGGTGCCGCATACATTTGGGACTGCGTTGAAGAAATCAAAGCTGTGGATGAAAATACCGTAGAATTCAAGCTTAAATATGCAGCACCATTAGACTATATCGCCAGCGCAGGGTATGCGGCATTTATAATATCGCCAAATGCCGTGGATAATGACAGCGCATGGTTTAATGAAGGCAATGAAGCAGGAACAGGCCCATATAAAGTACAACAGGTTACAAAGGGCGAGGAAGTTATACTTGCCAAGTTTGACGATTACTGGAAAGGATGGAAAGATAACCAGTATGACAGCATAATCATCAAAAAGAGTTCTGAAAGCTCGTCAAGAAGACAGCTGGTTGAAAAGGGAGATGCTCAGATAACCCAGGGGTTATCCGTAACTGACATAAAAGCATTAAGGGATACCGACGGGGTAGAAGTAATTGAAGGGGCAAGCTGGAAAAACGCAGCAGTCTATATTAATACTCAGAAAAAGCCTTTGGATAACGCTGATTTCAGAAGGGCATTAAATTATGCCTTCCCCTATGACGAAACAATAAATGATATAAAAGACGGTATGGCTTTAAGGTCATACGGATTAATACCTCAGGGGCTGTGGGGCCATGATGAAAATCTCGAAAAATATGAGTTTGATATGGGCAAAGCCCAGGAATATCTTGAAAAGTCCGGAGTGGATGTAAACGGGTTGAAACTTGAAATGACCTTTACCACAGGAAATGAAGCCTACAGGAATATGGCACAGGTTTTCCAGGTAAATCTTAAAAAACTCGGAATAGATTTGCAGATACATGAGATGAACTGGGATAACGTCTGGGAAAAATCAAAAAGTACCAATCCAAACGACAGGCAGGATTTGCTGGTTATGTTCTGGTGGCCTGATTATGCAAGCCCCATGAGCTGGTTTTACAGCCTGGTCCATTCAGAAGAGAATATATCCTTTAACCTGTCATATATAGCGGATAAAAACTTGGACGCAATGATTGAAGAGGCTGACAAAACAAGTGCTACAAGCATAGACGATGCATCAAAGATACTTTCCGATGTGCAGAAGGAATTGCTGGACAAGGCATACTTTATATTTGCCTTTGATGATAAATCTGTTTGGGCTGTAAACAGTCATTTTAAAGGATTTAAACCAAATCCGGCATATGAGGGCGTTGTGTTCTTCTATGACACCTATCAGGAATAA
- the pepV gene encoding dipeptidase PepV, translating into MNLESIIDGYKDEIVKSTRELIKIRSVRGNPEPGMPYGQGPYEALTYVLDLSRNMGFKVKNVDGHAGHAEFGEGSGIAGILVHVDTVPEGGGWTFPPFEGIVHDGKLYGRGALDDKGPAIAALYGIKALMECGVKPCKKIRIVFGTDEETGCSGIQYYLSNEKAFDIGFTPDANFPVINGEKGILALKLYKKFDNTRDSGIRLKHMKGGSAPNVVPDCCTAIFEVQEDKKAYVRGSVYKFNEKYGYDLKIETMDDDMVLYSKGKTAHASTPEKGLNAISVMMLFIYGLGMQEDSIYDFIRVYKEKIGMEYNGRSIGCGFYDELSGKLTLNAGMIDLNSHGVTLTLDIRYPVTYKSSTVCEGIYNGLNGTGIDVEVTDDDNPIYIPEDHFLIQKLMKVYKGQTAGDKSRPIVIGGGTYARSMKNTAAFGPVFPGEEELAHQKDEYITVENLIKLTKIYSKAIYELSK; encoded by the coding sequence ATGAATTTAGAAAGTATAATAGACGGTTATAAAGATGAAATAGTTAAGTCTACCCGGGAGCTTATTAAAATACGGAGCGTTCGGGGCAACCCGGAGCCGGGAATGCCATATGGGCAAGGCCCATATGAGGCTTTAACTTATGTTCTTGATTTAAGCAGGAATATGGGGTTTAAAGTAAAAAATGTGGATGGCCATGCCGGCCATGCTGAGTTTGGTGAAGGCAGCGGCATTGCAGGCATACTGGTCCATGTGGATACCGTTCCTGAAGGGGGAGGATGGACTTTTCCGCCCTTTGAAGGAATAGTTCATGACGGAAAGCTCTACGGAAGGGGTGCGCTGGATGATAAGGGTCCGGCAATAGCCGCACTCTATGGTATAAAGGCTTTAATGGAATGTGGTGTAAAACCCTGTAAAAAGATAAGAATTGTATTTGGAACTGATGAAGAAACAGGCTGCTCAGGCATTCAATATTATTTATCAAATGAGAAGGCGTTTGATATAGGATTCACGCCAGATGCTAATTTTCCCGTCATTAACGGGGAAAAGGGAATCCTGGCTCTTAAGCTTTATAAGAAATTTGATAATACAAGGGATTCCGGCATAAGGCTCAAACATATGAAGGGCGGAAGCGCACCTAACGTAGTGCCTGACTGCTGCACGGCCATATTTGAAGTCCAAGAGGATAAAAAAGCATATGTAAGGGGTTCTGTTTATAAATTTAATGAAAAATACGGGTATGATTTGAAAATTGAAACCATGGACGATGATATGGTTTTATATTCTAAGGGCAAGACGGCACATGCCAGCACTCCTGAAAAAGGACTGAATGCAATTTCCGTAATGATGCTTTTTATATACGGACTGGGCATGCAGGAAGACAGCATATATGATTTTATCAGAGTATATAAAGAAAAGATAGGTATGGAATATAACGGCAGGTCCATAGGCTGCGGATTTTATGACGAATTATCCGGCAAACTGACGCTCAATGCCGGTATGATAGACTTAAACAGCCATGGAGTAACGCTAACATTGGATATCAGGTATCCCGTAACATATAAGAGTTCCACCGTTTGCGAAGGAATTTATAATGGACTTAATGGGACTGGCATTGATGTGGAAGTTACTGATGATGATAATCCAATATATATTCCCGAAGATCATTTTCTTATACAAAAGCTTATGAAGGTATATAAAGGCCAGACGGCAGGCGATAAAAGCAGGCCCATAGTAATCGGAGGAGGAACATATGCACGTTCAATGAAAAATACTGCAGCTTTTGGGCCGGTATTCCCCGGCGAAGAAGAACTGGCTCATCAAAAAGATGAATATATCACTGTTGAAAATTTGATTAAATTAACAAAAATATATTCCAAGGCCATATATGAGCTGTCAAAATAA
- a CDS encoding aminopeptidase has translation MPKQYEFELGKAADILTRDMLRIMPGETVVITADTESNESVVNTTAQSAYSLGAKPMVIWLATPDGVGKAADPKLPVEALGAVLTKADVWIEYNNKWLLYSTPFEVAVENNKKMRYINLVGMNPSMLVRTIGRVDIKLLSQLLQRIAEMNRKAKTIHVTTLSGTDIKFETDPDHVVSCDAGEAYEPGGIYMLPGQINVVPKFGSINGVIAFDGSLVPPCDLLDEPVKIEIADGIIKDIKGGKQSVEFRKWLESFKDENMFKVAHMAYGLNPGARLTGDIVEDERVWGCTEWGIGYVSPIDAAPGIDAKSHCDGICLNSTVWLDDEILLRNGEIVHPALKEISDKLLSS, from the coding sequence ATGCCGAAACAATATGAATTTGAGTTAGGAAAAGCTGCAGATATACTAACGCGCGACATGCTCAGGATAATGCCGGGTGAGACAGTGGTTATAACTGCAGATACGGAATCAAATGAAAGCGTGGTTAATACCACAGCTCAGAGCGCTTACAGCCTTGGAGCAAAGCCAATGGTAATATGGCTTGCAACTCCTGACGGTGTAGGAAAAGCAGCTGATCCAAAGCTGCCCGTCGAAGCCTTGGGAGCCGTTCTTACAAAAGCAGATGTATGGATAGAATATAATAATAAATGGCTTTTATATTCCACCCCTTTTGAAGTTGCTGTTGAAAATAACAAGAAGATGAGATATATAAACCTTGTGGGAATGAACCCGAGCATGCTTGTAAGGACCATAGGCAGGGTAGATATTAAATTGCTTTCACAATTGCTGCAAAGGATTGCCGAAATGAACAGAAAAGCAAAAACCATACATGTGACAACTCTGTCGGGTACTGATATTAAGTTTGAGACTGACCCTGACCATGTGGTATCCTGCGATGCAGGAGAGGCTTATGAACCGGGCGGTATATACATGCTGCCGGGGCAGATAAATGTGGTTCCCAAATTCGGAAGCATTAATGGCGTCATAGCTTTTGACGGCTCTCTGGTTCCTCCTTGCGACCTTTTAGATGAGCCTGTAAAAATTGAAATAGCAGATGGAATAATTAAGGATATAAAAGGCGGAAAACAGTCGGTAGAGTTTAGAAAATGGCTGGAAAGCTTTAAAGACGAGAACATGTTCAAAGTAGCCCATATGGCTTATGGGCTAAATCCCGGAGCCAGGCTGACGGGGGATATTGTGGAAGACGAGAGAGTGTGGGGGTGTACCGAATGGGGAATAGGCTATGTAAGCCCCATTGATGCAGCCCCCGGAATAGACGCCAAATCCCATTGCGACGGTATTTGCTTAAATTCCACCGTATGGCTGGATGATGAAATTTTATTAAGAAACGGCGAGATTGTTCATCCGGCCTTAAAAGAAATATCGGATAAGTTATTATCAAGTTAA